From the bacterium genome, one window contains:
- the gyrB gene encoding DNA topoisomerase (ATP-hydrolyzing) subunit B → MAETSYDAQQIQVLEGLEGVRKRPGMYVGSTGSRGLHHLVFEVVDNSVDEALAGFAHRIDVTIHKDNSVTVVDDGRGIPVDIVPKVGKSAVEVVMTMLHAGGKFGGGGYKISGGLHGVGVSVVNALSEWLEVQVDRDGKRYTQRFERGQRVTPLRSVGKADHTGTTVTFKPDPQIFVEREYDAKIIAERLDELAYLNAGLVLTLLDERTGEMKEFAHKGGITELVRAHNKNKGAVGDPITVRRVRDAVEVDAAIQYNTGYLEHVFTYVNTINTIEGGTHLVGFRSALTRSINDYARRQGLMRNGDVSLQGEDVREGLTAVISIKLPEPQFEGQTKTKLGNPEVKGLVESVVGEELAEYFESHPGDAKKIVAKAIQAARAREAARQARELVRRKNALDVSTLPGKLADCAEKDPTKCEIFIVEGESAGGSAKGGRDRQFQAILPIQGKILNVEKARQDKMLGHEEIRALITALGTGIDKEFNIDKRRYDRVILMADADVDGAHIRTLLLTFLYRYMPQLIERGKVYIAQPPLYLIKAGKKPYYAYSDAERDEITADLTKHNTTFEIQRYKGLSEMNPEQLWETTMNPEKRTLLRVELDHYEGNGVNEVDEVFKTLMGDEVEPRRQFIQKYAKEVRNLDI, encoded by the coding sequence ATGGCTGAAACGTCTTACGACGCCCAACAGATCCAGGTCCTGGAAGGCCTAGAGGGTGTCCGCAAGCGGCCCGGCATGTACGTGGGGAGTACCGGCAGCCGGGGGCTCCACCACCTCGTCTTTGAGGTCGTCGATAACAGCGTCGATGAGGCGCTCGCCGGGTTCGCTCACCGCATCGACGTGACCATTCACAAGGATAACAGCGTCACGGTGGTCGATGACGGCCGCGGGATCCCCGTCGACATCGTTCCCAAAGTCGGCAAGTCCGCCGTAGAGGTCGTGATGACGATGCTCCACGCCGGCGGGAAGTTCGGCGGGGGCGGGTACAAAATCTCGGGCGGGCTGCACGGCGTCGGCGTGTCGGTCGTGAACGCGCTCTCGGAGTGGCTCGAGGTGCAGGTCGACCGGGACGGGAAGCGCTACACGCAGCGCTTTGAGCGAGGTCAGCGGGTCACCCCGCTCCGCTCTGTGGGGAAAGCCGACCACACGGGCACGACGGTGACCTTCAAGCCGGATCCCCAGATCTTCGTGGAGCGAGAGTACGATGCCAAGATCATCGCGGAGCGCCTGGACGAGCTGGCCTACCTGAACGCCGGCTTGGTGCTGACTCTCCTGGACGAGCGCACGGGCGAGATGAAGGAGTTTGCCCACAAGGGTGGGATCACCGAGCTCGTCCGCGCGCACAACAAAAATAAAGGGGCGGTCGGCGATCCGATCACGGTGCGTCGTGTCCGCGATGCCGTCGAGGTCGACGCGGCCATCCAGTACAACACCGGGTACCTCGAGCACGTCTTCACCTACGTCAATACGATCAATACCATCGAGGGCGGGACGCATCTCGTCGGGTTCCGTTCCGCGCTGACGCGCAGCATCAACGATTATGCGCGTCGGCAAGGGCTCATGCGGAACGGGGACGTGAGCCTCCAAGGCGAGGACGTCCGCGAGGGCCTGACGGCGGTGATCTCGATCAAGCTTCCCGAGCCGCAATTCGAAGGACAGACGAAGACCAAGCTCGGCAACCCCGAAGTGAAGGGCCTCGTCGAGTCGGTCGTCGGTGAGGAGCTGGCCGAGTATTTCGAGTCGCACCCGGGCGACGCCAAGAAAATCGTTGCAAAGGCGATCCAGGCCGCGCGCGCCCGCGAGGCCGCCCGGCAGGCCCGCGAGCTCGTCCGGCGGAAGAACGCCCTCGACGTCAGCACGCTTCCCGGCAAGCTCGCCGACTGCGCCGAGAAAGATCCGACGAAGTGCGAGATCTTTATCGTCGAGGGGGAATCGGCCGGCGGCAGCGCCAAGGGCGGTCGGGACCGGCAGTTCCAAGCGATCCTGCCGATCCAAGGCAAGATCCTCAACGTGGAGAAGGCGCGTCAGGACAAAATGCTGGGCCACGAGGAGATCCGTGCGCTCATCACCGCGCTCGGCACGGGCATCGACAAGGAGTTCAACATCGACAAGCGGCGGTACGACCGCGTGATCCTCATGGCCGATGCCGATGTCGACGGCGCGCACATCCGCACGCTCCTGCTGACGTTCCTCTACCGGTACATGCCCCAGTTGATCGAGCGTGGCAAGGTCTACATCGCCCAGCCGCCCCTCTACCTGATCAAAGCCGGAAAGAAGCCCTACTATGCCTACTCTGATGCGGAACGGGACGAGATCACGGCCGACCTGACCAAGCACAACACGACCTTCGAGATTCAGCGGTATAAGGGGCTCTCGGAGATGAACCCGGAGCAGCTGTGGGAGACGACGATGAATCCGGAGAAGCGGACGCTGCTGCGGGTGGAGCTGGATCATTACGAGGGGAACGGCGTGAATGAAGTGGATGAGGTGTTCAAGACGCTGATGGGCGACGAGGTCGAGCCGCGGCGACAGTTCATCCAAAAGTACGCGAAGGAAGTCCGCAACCTGGATATCTAA
- the gyrA gene encoding DNA gyrase subunit A, translated as MAAEESIITQPIAQEMRTSYLDYAMSVIVSRALPDVRDGLKPVQRRILYGASEMGLSPDRPYRKCARVVGDVMGRYHPHGDVPIYEALVRMAQEFSFRYPLIDGQGNFGSVDGDPPGAMRYTEARLSRMAMELLADIDKETVPFTPNFDQTLEQPVVLPSRVPNLLMNGAAGIAVGMATNIPPHNLGELLDALIALIDNPKLEVEDLLKIVKGPDFPTGGLILGREGIRQAYLEGRGSIIVRAKAAMEELRGGRVAIIVTEIPYMVNKASLIERIAELVREKKLNGVSDLRDESDRQGMRIVIELRRDVNPQIVQNQLFKHTQMQTTFGAIMLSLVDGVPRVLTLKQMLAYYLEHRKVVVTRRTEFELKKAKARAHILEGLKIALKSLDEVIALIRKAKDVPAARTGLMKQFKLSELQAEAILEMRLQRLTQLEREKLDEEYKALIKAIAYYEDVLRDERKVFAIVKTELHEVKERFGDARRTRITGKDAELEEEDLIPDADIVITLTHNGYIKRLPLETYRRQHRGGRGVVGMGTKEEDYVEVVTITTNHAFVLFFSNRGKVYRVKAYEVPEAGRTAKGTSLINLINVAQGERVNAIIPIRSFEDAGFLFFATKKGFVKKTGLMEFINAKRAGIVAISLDKDDELVAVRFTDGKEEIILATRRGQAIRFKEANVREMGRAARGVIGIALRKDDAVVGMAISGEGGYLLVATELGLGKRTLLSQYRLQRRGGSGVRSIRLTPRTGGVAAIRAVNDQDELLVITAQGIVNRLLVKDISAQGREAQGVRLQRLDEGDRVSAMAPIVVSDDTADA; from the coding sequence GTGGCCGCCGAAGAAAGCATCATCACTCAGCCGATCGCGCAGGAGATGCGGACATCGTACCTGGACTATGCGATGTCCGTCATCGTCAGCCGCGCGCTGCCGGATGTTCGGGACGGGCTCAAGCCGGTCCAGCGCCGTATCCTCTACGGCGCCTCCGAGATGGGCCTGAGCCCCGATCGGCCCTACCGGAAGTGCGCGCGCGTCGTCGGCGATGTGATGGGCCGGTATCATCCGCACGGGGACGTCCCGATCTACGAGGCCCTCGTGCGGATGGCCCAGGAGTTTAGCTTCCGGTACCCGTTGATCGATGGCCAGGGCAACTTCGGCAGCGTCGACGGCGACCCGCCCGGGGCGATGCGCTATACCGAGGCGCGTCTGTCCCGCATGGCGATGGAGCTCCTGGCCGATATCGACAAAGAGACCGTGCCCTTCACTCCCAACTTCGATCAGACCCTCGAGCAGCCGGTCGTCCTCCCGAGCCGGGTGCCCAACCTCCTGATGAACGGTGCCGCTGGGATCGCGGTGGGGATGGCGACGAATATCCCCCCCCACAACCTCGGCGAGCTGCTGGATGCGCTGATCGCGCTGATCGACAACCCCAAGCTCGAGGTGGAGGACCTCCTGAAGATCGTCAAAGGTCCGGACTTCCCGACCGGTGGCCTGATCCTCGGCCGGGAGGGGATCCGCCAGGCGTACTTGGAGGGACGGGGGAGCATCATCGTTCGCGCCAAGGCTGCGATGGAGGAGCTGCGGGGTGGGCGGGTCGCCATCATCGTGACCGAGATCCCGTATATGGTGAACAAGGCCTCGCTGATCGAGCGGATCGCGGAACTCGTGCGCGAGAAGAAGCTCAACGGGGTGAGCGATCTCCGCGACGAGAGCGACCGGCAGGGCATGCGGATTGTGATCGAGCTCCGCCGCGATGTGAACCCCCAGATCGTGCAAAATCAGCTCTTCAAGCACACGCAGATGCAGACGACCTTCGGGGCGATCATGCTCTCTCTGGTCGACGGCGTCCCGCGGGTGCTCACCCTCAAGCAGATGCTCGCGTACTACTTGGAGCACCGCAAGGTCGTCGTCACCCGGCGGACGGAGTTCGAGCTCAAGAAGGCGAAGGCCCGCGCGCACATCCTCGAGGGCCTCAAGATCGCGCTCAAGTCGCTCGACGAGGTGATCGCGCTGATCCGCAAAGCCAAAGACGTCCCGGCCGCCCGGACAGGGTTGATGAAACAGTTCAAGCTGAGCGAGCTGCAGGCCGAGGCGATCTTGGAGATGCGGCTCCAGCGGTTGACGCAACTCGAGCGCGAGAAGCTCGACGAGGAATACAAGGCGCTGATCAAGGCGATCGCCTACTACGAGGACGTGCTGCGCGACGAACGCAAGGTGTTCGCGATCGTCAAGACGGAGCTCCACGAGGTGAAGGAGCGGTTCGGGGACGCGCGGCGGACCCGGATCACCGGCAAGGATGCGGAGCTGGAAGAGGAGGATCTGATCCCCGACGCGGACATCGTCATCACCCTTACGCACAACGGGTATATCAAGCGGCTTCCGCTCGAGACCTACCGGCGGCAGCACCGCGGCGGCCGCGGCGTCGTGGGGATGGGGACGAAGGAGGAGGACTACGTGGAGGTGGTGACCATCACCACGAACCACGCGTTCGTGCTCTTCTTCAGCAACCGCGGGAAAGTGTACCGGGTCAAGGCGTACGAAGTGCCGGAGGCCGGCCGAACGGCCAAGGGCACGAGTCTGATCAACCTCATCAACGTCGCCCAGGGCGAGCGGGTCAACGCGATCATCCCGATCCGGTCCTTCGAGGACGCCGGCTTCCTGTTCTTCGCGACCAAGAAGGGCTTCGTGAAGAAGACGGGGTTGATGGAGTTCATCAATGCAAAGCGCGCGGGCATCGTCGCGATCTCCCTGGATAAGGACGACGAGCTCGTCGCCGTGCGATTCACCGACGGGAAGGAAGAGATCATTCTGGCCACCCGGCGCGGGCAGGCGATCCGCTTCAAAGAAGCCAACGTGCGCGAAATGGGGCGCGCGGCCCGCGGTGTCATCGGGATCGCGCTGCGCAAGGACGACGCCGTCGTGGGCATGGCGATCAGCGGCGAGGGAGGATATCTCCTTGTGGCGACCGAGCTCGGGCTCGGGAAGCGGACGCTGCTGAGCCAGTACCGCCTGCAGCGCCGCGGCGGCTCAGGCGTGCGAAGCATCCGCCTGACCCCGCGCACGGGCGGCGTCGCCGCGATCCGGGCGGTCAACGATCAGGACGAACTGCTGGTCATCACCGCGCAGGGGATCGTGAACCGCCTCCTGGTCAAGGATATCTCAGCCCAGGGCCGGGAGGCGCAGGGCGTCCGGCTCCAGCGGCTCGACGAGGGCGATCGCGTGTCGGCGATGGCGCCGATCGTCGTCTCCGACGACACGGCCGACGCGTAG
- a CDS encoding DUF1761 domain-containing protein: MPQVHINYVAVVVAALVSMILGAIWYAPPVFGNVWMQLIGKKPEDLQTGAMPQAYSMMFVAALVLSFVLAHVLRWANAMTAIGGVKVALTMWIGFVLTTSAGGFIFEGRPVKLYWLVNGYQGVALVLMGLILAVWA; the protein is encoded by the coding sequence TTGCCGCAGGTCCACATCAATTACGTCGCGGTCGTTGTCGCGGCGCTCGTGTCCATGATCCTCGGAGCGATTTGGTACGCGCCGCCGGTGTTCGGGAACGTGTGGATGCAGTTGATCGGCAAGAAGCCGGAGGATCTCCAGACGGGGGCGATGCCGCAGGCTTACTCGATGATGTTCGTCGCCGCGCTGGTACTGTCGTTTGTCCTCGCCCACGTCCTGCGGTGGGCGAACGCGATGACGGCGATCGGCGGCGTGAAGGTCGCGCTGACGATGTGGATCGGGTTCGTGCTGACGACGAGCGCGGGGGGATTCATCTTCGAAGGCCGGCCGGTCAAGCTGTACTGGCTGGTCAACGGCTATCAGGGCGTGGCGCTGGTGCTCATGGGCCTCATCCTGGCCGTCTGGGCCTGA
- a CDS encoding DinB family protein: MDAAVQALVAHLDEMWEGLLRDVAGADDTRFHWTPGAEFNSVAILLRHLAGSERYWIGEAIGGIPSQRAREQEFLHDQPRRADVLHAVDVARRLTRQVLAPLSMAALEAETAPSVTTGTPPRRPTKLWSLLHYIEHLGYHRGQALLLLKLARTAPREAASR, from the coding sequence ATGGATGCCGCGGTGCAGGCGCTCGTAGCCCACCTCGATGAGATGTGGGAGGGACTCCTGCGGGATGTGGCCGGGGCGGACGACACCCGCTTTCACTGGACGCCGGGTGCGGAGTTCAACTCCGTGGCGATCCTCCTGCGTCATCTCGCCGGCAGTGAGCGCTATTGGATCGGCGAAGCGATAGGCGGGATTCCCAGCCAGCGGGCGCGTGAACAGGAGTTCCTGCATGATCAGCCGCGGCGGGCGGACGTCCTGCACGCGGTCGACGTGGCGCGGCGACTGACGCGCCAGGTCCTCGCGCCCCTCTCGATGGCCGCTCTCGAGGCGGAGACCGCGCCATCGGTCACGACGGGCACGCCGCCCCGCCGCCCGACCAAGTTGTGGTCGCTGCTGCACTACATCGAACACCTAGGGTATCATCGCGGGCAGGCGTTGCTCTTGCTCAAACTTGCGCGGACGGCTCCTCGCGAGGCTGCGTCCCGCTGA
- a CDS encoding putative metallopeptidase encodes MYWNECLKTHARLRKIIGALGFTHVDPSRIFCVRGYGSTSEAWARIWGLPTLWQQVLGTRPAYVVEIIEPEFSRLPPGEQDRVLIHELLHIPRTFSGAIRPHRSPSFRINRRTVERFYQRFIANSRKHAPRRRRSSHRR; translated from the coding sequence ATGTACTGGAATGAGTGCCTGAAGACCCACGCTCGGCTGCGGAAGATCATCGGGGCCCTGGGGTTCACACACGTCGACCCGTCCCGGATCTTCTGTGTCCGCGGATACGGCTCGACCTCGGAGGCGTGGGCTCGGATCTGGGGGCTGCCGACCCTCTGGCAGCAGGTGCTCGGCACACGACCCGCGTATGTCGTCGAGATCATCGAACCTGAGTTCAGCCGCCTGCCGCCGGGCGAACAGGATCGGGTCCTGATCCACGAGTTGCTCCACATCCCCCGCACGTTTAGCGGTGCGATCCGGCCACACCGGTCGCCCAGCTTCCGGATCAACCGCAGGACGGTCGAGCGCTTCTACCAGCGCTTTATCGCCAACAGCCGGAAGCACGCGCCACGCCGCCGCCGTTCATCCCATCGGAGGTAG
- a CDS encoding twin-arginine translocase TatA/TatE family subunit: MFDNPEKLFIILIIALFIFGPQKLIGLGGAMGRAIRDFRSAVRDAQEQFSTAVEEVHKTEDTFSSTEPAALPAPEPVTPTFPMIGGAAPATAAADSSTSGDLDLEGPHSLASEPSSQAVLESLQRKE, translated from the coding sequence ATGTTCGACAACCCTGAGAAGCTGTTCATCATCCTCATCATCGCGTTGTTTATCTTTGGTCCGCAGAAGCTCATCGGGCTCGGCGGAGCCATGGGCCGGGCGATCAGGGATTTTCGGAGCGCGGTTCGCGACGCCCAGGAGCAGTTCAGCACGGCGGTCGAAGAGGTGCACAAGACGGAAGACACGTTCTCGTCGACCGAGCCGGCGGCGCTCCCTGCGCCCGAACCGGTCACCCCGACGTTCCCGATGATCGGGGGTGCGGCTCCGGCGACGGCCGCCGCCGACTCCTCCACCTCGGGCGACCTCGATCTCGAGGGCCCTCACTCGCTCGCATCTGAGCCGTCCTCGCAGGCCGTGCTGGAGTCCCTCCAGCGAAAGGAATAA
- a CDS encoding histidine phosphatase family protein: protein MIRVYLVRHGQTLWNAEGRCQGRMNIELSPLGRSQAARLAGVLAAVPLAAIYSSPLIRAWDTALAIAAPHRLPVVPVADLHEIDLGVWEGLTEGEITQRFGDVVARRRRDPEHVVPLEGESLHEVQARALRAVEEILARHDDATIAVVAHGAVNKMVLLSALDAPLSSYWRIRQDNAGISIVDVYGIHRVVRVMNETAHLADIGEERAAAE from the coding sequence GTGATCCGCGTCTATCTGGTGCGTCACGGCCAGACCCTATGGAACGCCGAGGGGCGCTGTCAGGGCCGGATGAACATCGAACTGAGTCCCCTCGGGAGATCTCAGGCCGCGCGCCTGGCCGGTGTCCTTGCCGCCGTGCCGCTCGCGGCGATCTACAGCAGCCCGCTCATCCGCGCGTGGGACACGGCCCTGGCGATCGCTGCGCCCCACCGGCTCCCCGTCGTCCCGGTGGCAGATCTCCATGAGATCGACTTGGGGGTGTGGGAGGGCTTGACCGAGGGGGAGATCACCCAGCGCTTTGGCGACGTCGTCGCCCGCCGCCGCCGCGATCCCGAGCACGTCGTGCCTCTCGAGGGCGAGTCGCTGCACGAGGTGCAGGCGCGAGCGCTGCGGGCGGTGGAGGAGATCCTCGCCCGGCACGACGATGCGACCATCGCGGTGGTGGCCCACGGGGCGGTGAACAAGATGGTGCTGCTCTCGGCCCTCGATGCCCCGCTGAGTTCGTACTGGCGGATCCGCCAAGACAACGCTGGGATCAGCATCGTGGATGTGTATGGCATTCACAGGGTCGTGCGAGTGATGAACGAGACGGCGCACCTGGCGGATATTGGAGAAGAGCGCGCCGCCGCCGAGTAG
- a CDS encoding phosphoribosyltransferase family protein has translation MKYEGQEYFEIEVAGLRRRLPVVPISDSLWIAAFVLWGDVELTNACARAISARLQPMEFDYVVSIEAKALPLVHMVATYLSDPITGRYRPYIVLRKSVKGYMKRPLTVTVKSITTAAPQTLVLDGPEADRLHGSRVVVVDDVVSTGGSLRATEDLLTQVGAQVIARATVLLEEGGYENPNLISLGTLPIFTK, from the coding sequence ATGAAATACGAGGGTCAGGAGTACTTTGAGATCGAGGTGGCCGGACTCCGCCGGCGGCTTCCCGTCGTGCCGATCTCGGATTCGCTGTGGATCGCGGCATTCGTGCTCTGGGGAGATGTGGAGCTGACCAACGCCTGCGCCCGAGCCATCTCCGCCCGGCTCCAGCCCATGGAATTTGACTACGTCGTCTCAATCGAAGCGAAAGCCCTGCCGCTCGTCCACATGGTCGCCACCTACCTCTCCGACCCCATCACCGGCCGGTACCGGCCCTACATCGTGCTGCGGAAGAGCGTGAAGGGCTATATGAAGCGGCCGCTGACCGTCACGGTGAAGTCGATCACGACCGCAGCCCCGCAGACGCTCGTCCTCGATGGGCCCGAAGCCGACCGGCTGCACGGGAGCCGGGTCGTCGTCGTCGATGATGTCGTGAGCACCGGAGGCAGCCTGCGAGCCACCGAGGACTTGCTGACTCAGGTCGGCGCCCAGGTCATCGCCCGCGCCACGGTGCTGCTCGAAGAGGGCGGGTACGAGAACCCCAACCTCATCTCGCTCGGGACCCTGCCGATCTTCACGAAGTAG
- a CDS encoding shikimate dehydrogenase codes for MGGRAEANTGIDGTTTVVGVIGDTVRGTLSPRLHNAAFAALGLNWCYVAFQVTRDRLEQALRGLPALGIAGVNVTVPHKEAVLAYLDDVTDDARIVGAVNTIRVEGGRLSGHNTDTSGMLDALVRDGGLTMKGQRAAIVGAGGAARAAAFALAGAEAAAVTIINRNWDRAAALADAVRRAFRCAVDAVPLDANPVTAALREATLLVQATTVGGAQREQSPVPAEALHPGIFVMDMIYNPHETTLLREARDVGCRTLGGLPMLVYQGARAFEIWTGRAAPLHVMRDAVGLPAETASTT; via the coding sequence TTGGGGGGACGTGCGGAGGCGAATACGGGGATTGACGGGACGACAACGGTCGTTGGCGTTATAGGGGACACAGTCCGGGGAACCCTTTCGCCTCGGCTCCACAACGCGGCGTTTGCCGCGCTGGGGCTGAACTGGTGTTACGTGGCATTTCAGGTCACTCGGGACCGCCTGGAGCAGGCACTCCGGGGATTGCCCGCGCTCGGGATTGCCGGAGTCAACGTCACGGTCCCGCACAAGGAAGCCGTCCTCGCCTATCTGGACGACGTCACGGATGACGCGCGGATCGTCGGCGCGGTCAACACGATCCGGGTGGAGGGCGGCCGCTTGAGCGGGCACAATACCGATACGAGCGGCATGCTCGACGCGCTCGTGCGCGATGGCGGGCTCACCATGAAAGGGCAGCGCGCCGCGATCGTGGGGGCGGGCGGCGCAGCCCGCGCCGCCGCGTTCGCGCTGGCCGGCGCGGAGGCGGCGGCCGTGACCATCATCAACCGGAATTGGGACCGGGCGGCGGCGCTTGCCGACGCCGTTCGCCGGGCGTTCCGCTGCGCGGTCGATGCGGTCCCCCTCGATGCAAACCCGGTCACGGCGGCGCTCCGGGAGGCGACGCTCCTGGTGCAGGCCACGACCGTCGGCGGCGCACAGCGGGAGCAGTCGCCCGTCCCCGCGGAGGCGCTGCATCCGGGGATCTTCGTGATGGACATGATCTACAATCCGCACGAGACCACCCTGCTCCGGGAGGCCCGCGACGTAGGGTGCCGGACGCTCGGAGGCCTCCCAATGCTCGTGTACCAGGGCGCCCGGGCGTTTGAAATCTGGACGGGCCGGGCCGCCCCCCTGCACGTGATGCGCGACGCGGTGGGGCTGCCCGCGGAGACGGCATCCACGACATGA
- the aroC gene encoding chorismate synthase — protein MLRFLTSGESHGRGLLVVVEGMPAGVPLGEDEINGQLARRQRGYGRGGRMQIEQDRVEIYAGVMGGLTIGAPIGMHIGNKDWRKSEPPLTQPRPGHADLAGALKYHFDDVRRVLERSSARETVSRVAVGGVCRVLLAQFGITLASHVVELGGIAITRRPERYEDIPKIAEESPLRCVDPEAEVRMIAAIDKAKEDGDTLGGVFEVVATGLPIGLGSYVHWDRRLDGRLAQAVMSINAIKGVEIGEGFQEARLPGSSAHDEIFYDPSRGFYRSTNRAGGTEGGMTTGDPLVVRVAMKPLSTLRSPLASVDIVTKERVEAAVVRSDVTAVPAAGVIGEAMVAFVLADAMLEKFGADSLDQMRAAYEAHRRWVRAGPQRGPS, from the coding sequence GTGTTGAGGTTCCTGACCTCCGGAGAATCCCACGGCCGAGGCCTCCTGGTCGTGGTCGAAGGCATGCCGGCAGGCGTGCCCCTCGGCGAGGACGAGATCAACGGGCAGCTGGCGCGCCGGCAGCGCGGCTACGGACGCGGCGGCCGGATGCAGATCGAGCAGGACCGCGTAGAGATTTATGCCGGGGTGATGGGCGGTCTGACGATCGGCGCGCCGATCGGGATGCACATCGGGAACAAGGACTGGCGCAAGAGCGAGCCTCCGCTCACGCAGCCGCGCCCCGGGCATGCGGACCTCGCGGGCGCGCTCAAATACCATTTCGATGATGTGCGCCGGGTGCTCGAGCGATCGAGCGCGCGCGAGACCGTGTCACGCGTCGCCGTGGGTGGGGTGTGCCGGGTGCTGCTGGCGCAGTTCGGGATCACCCTGGCCAGCCACGTGGTCGAACTCGGCGGCATCGCGATCACCCGCCGCCCCGAGCGGTACGAGGACATTCCCAAGATCGCCGAGGAATCCCCGCTGCGCTGCGTCGATCCGGAGGCCGAGGTCCGCATGATCGCGGCCATCGACAAGGCCAAAGAGGACGGTGATACGCTCGGCGGCGTGTTCGAGGTCGTCGCGACCGGCCTCCCGATCGGGCTCGGCTCGTACGTCCACTGGGACCGCCGGCTGGACGGCCGGCTCGCACAGGCGGTCATGTCCATCAACGCGATCAAAGGCGTGGAGATCGGGGAAGGGTTCCAGGAGGCGCGGCTGCCGGGGTCCTCGGCGCACGACGAGATCTTCTATGATCCCTCTCGCGGGTTTTACCGCAGTACGAACCGGGCCGGCGGGACCGAGGGCGGCATGACGACGGGGGACCCGCTCGTCGTCCGCGTGGCGATGAAGCCCCTCAGCACCCTTCGGAGCCCGCTCGCATCGGTGGATATTGTGACCAAGGAACGCGTGGAGGCGGCGGTCGTCCGCAGCGATGTGACCGCGGTCCCCGCCGCCGGCGTGATCGGCGAGGCGATGGTGGCGTTCGTGCTCGCGGATGCGATGCTCGAGAAGTTCGGTGCGGACAGCCTGGATCAGATGCGCGCCGCCTACGAGGCCCACCGGCGGTGGGTCCGCGCCGGCCCTCAGCGCGGGCCATCGTAG